The Cellulomonas wangleii genome includes a region encoding these proteins:
- a CDS encoding GNAT family N-acetyltransferase has protein sequence MDAPEDLVLRPVTPDDVPALTRLLHDAYADLAARGLNFTGATQDEATTARRSLGVGASWVLVDAAGGLAGTITATSPPGRGIKALTDLALEPDRVWLNQLAVRPDLRARGLATYLWGVLREWSLARGMRSVGLDTAEPAAPLRAMYRRWGFVDADVVQWPGKTYRSVVMLHSLERAPRGTDGETARLAS, from the coding sequence ATGGACGCCCCCGAGGACCTCGTGCTGCGACCCGTGACCCCTGATGACGTGCCGGCGCTGACGCGCCTGCTGCATGACGCGTACGCGGACCTCGCCGCGCGCGGCCTGAACTTCACGGGTGCCACCCAGGACGAGGCGACGACCGCCCGGCGCAGTCTCGGTGTGGGCGCCTCGTGGGTGCTGGTCGACGCGGCCGGCGGCCTCGCGGGCACCATCACCGCGACCAGCCCTCCTGGCCGCGGCATCAAGGCGCTCACCGACCTGGCGCTCGAGCCGGACCGCGTCTGGCTCAACCAGCTCGCCGTCCGTCCGGACCTGCGGGCGCGAGGGCTGGCGACGTACCTGTGGGGCGTGCTGCGCGAGTGGTCCCTCGCGCGCGGCATGCGGTCGGTGGGCCTGGACACGGCGGAGCCCGCTGCGCCGCTGCGCGCGATGTACCGGCGGTGGGGCTTCGTCGACGCCGACGTCGTGCAGTGGCCCGGCAAGACGTACCGCAGCGTGGTGATGCTGCACAGCCTGGAGCGCGCGCCGCGAGGTACGGACGGTGAGACGGCGCGTCTCGCATCCTGA
- a CDS encoding acetyl-CoA C-acetyltransferase: MATRKPSTSPATPTTPAALPRTAYVLGGNRIPFARAGGRYAQASNQDMLTAALDGLVARYGLQGETIGEVAAGAVLKHSRDFNLTREAVLGSALAATTPAYDVQQACATGLETVVSLSNKIRLGQLESAIAGGVDTTSDAPIAVSDRLRRVLLDLSHAKTPQQRLKAVARLRPKDLAPATPRTSEPRTHLSMGEHQALTTAQWGITREAQDEVALRSHQRLAAAYDAGFFDDLVTPYRGLTRDANLRADTSLEKLAKLKPTFGLGLDTPATMTAGNSTPLTDGASTVLLGSAEWAAAHDLTPLAAVVDAEAGAVDFVHGVDGLLMAPVFAVPRLLARHGLRLEDLDYVEIHEAFASTVLTTLAAWESAEFGRERLGLDGAFGTVDPARLNVHGSSLAAGHPFAATGGRIVATIAKELHARRAAQVAAGDDSPVRALVSVCAAGGLGLTALLEAA; the protein is encoded by the coding sequence ATGGCCACCCGTAAGCCGAGCACGTCCCCCGCCACGCCCACCACGCCCGCAGCCCTGCCCCGCACCGCGTACGTGCTCGGCGGCAACCGGATCCCGTTCGCCCGCGCCGGGGGCAGGTACGCGCAGGCGAGCAACCAGGACATGCTCACCGCGGCGCTCGACGGGCTCGTCGCCCGCTACGGGCTGCAGGGCGAGACCATCGGCGAGGTCGCCGCCGGGGCGGTGCTCAAGCACAGCCGCGACTTCAACCTCACGCGTGAGGCCGTCCTCGGGTCGGCCCTCGCCGCCACCACCCCGGCCTACGACGTGCAGCAGGCCTGTGCGACCGGCCTGGAGACCGTGGTCTCGCTGTCCAACAAGATCCGCCTCGGCCAGCTCGAGTCCGCCATCGCCGGCGGCGTCGACACGACGTCCGACGCCCCCATCGCCGTCAGCGACCGCCTGCGCCGCGTGCTGCTCGACCTGTCGCACGCGAAGACGCCGCAGCAGCGGCTCAAGGCTGTCGCCCGCCTGCGTCCCAAGGACCTCGCCCCGGCGACGCCCCGCACGTCCGAGCCGCGCACCCACCTGTCGATGGGCGAGCACCAGGCCCTGACCACCGCCCAGTGGGGCATCACCCGCGAGGCGCAGGACGAGGTCGCGCTGCGCAGCCACCAGCGCCTCGCCGCCGCCTACGACGCCGGGTTCTTCGACGACCTCGTCACGCCGTACCGCGGCCTGACGCGCGACGCGAACCTGCGCGCCGACACCTCGCTCGAGAAGCTGGCGAAGCTGAAGCCGACCTTCGGTCTGGGTCTGGACACGCCCGCCACCATGACGGCCGGCAACTCCACCCCGCTGACGGACGGTGCGTCCACCGTGCTGCTCGGGTCGGCCGAGTGGGCTGCCGCCCACGACCTCACGCCGCTCGCCGCGGTCGTCGACGCGGAGGCCGGCGCGGTCGACTTCGTGCACGGTGTCGACGGGCTGCTCATGGCGCCGGTCTTCGCGGTCCCGCGGCTGCTCGCCCGGCACGGGCTGCGGCTCGAGGACCTGGACTACGTCGAGATCCACGAGGCGTTCGCGTCCACCGTCCTCACGACGCTGGCCGCGTGGGAGTCCGCCGAGTTCGGCCGCGAGCGCCTGGGGCTGGACGGCGCGTTCGGCACCGTCGACCCTGCGCGGCTCAACGTGCACGGCTCCTCGCTGGCCGCCGGGCACCCGTTCGCCGCGACGGGCGGTCGCATCGTCGCCACCATTGCCAAGGAGCTGCACGCGCGGCGCGCCGCCCAGGTGGCCGCCGGCGACGACTCCCCCGTCCGTGCGCTCGTCTCGGTCTGCGCGGCCGGTGGCCTGGGCCTCACGGCCCTCCTCGAAGCAGCCTGA
- a CDS encoding GNAT family N-acetyltransferase yields MLHDLTLDGHGVRLVPLAEDHATALAAFVDERVWAGMTSPTPRGVDDLRDVVRTAHGTPARYAFAVLVDGEVVGSTSFYDVDLRMGRLEVGHTFSDPRVWGTHVNPACKLLLMAHAFDTWDVARVAYRVEARNARSIAAVTRLGARPEGRLRGHRVAADGTRQDSLYFSVLADEWPDVRAGLEERLAGDGVPAARTSVLLLGGRSGVGKSTVAAAVHDLLVARDVPHAWVEGDALDLAHPAPWEHGVAEANLADVWRRYRALGYRRLVYTNTVSVLQADVLAAAVGDRPHVTSVLLTGSDATARERLGRREHGASYDAHVARSDAAAVRLGERAGTGVHRVATDGRTPQDVAAEVVALAGW; encoded by the coding sequence GTGCTCCACGACCTGACGCTCGACGGCCACGGTGTGCGCCTCGTCCCCCTCGCCGAGGACCACGCGACGGCGCTCGCGGCCTTCGTCGACGAGCGGGTGTGGGCGGGCATGACGTCGCCCACGCCCCGGGGCGTCGACGACCTGCGGGACGTCGTGCGGACGGCCCACGGGACGCCGGCGCGGTACGCGTTCGCGGTGCTCGTGGACGGCGAGGTGGTCGGGTCCACGTCGTTCTACGACGTCGACCTGCGGATGGGACGGCTCGAGGTCGGGCACACGTTCTCCGACCCGCGCGTGTGGGGCACGCACGTGAACCCCGCCTGCAAGCTGCTGCTGATGGCGCACGCCTTCGACACGTGGGACGTCGCGCGCGTCGCCTACCGCGTCGAGGCGCGCAACGCCCGGTCGATCGCGGCGGTCACCCGGCTCGGTGCCCGGCCGGAGGGTCGGCTGCGGGGGCACCGTGTCGCCGCCGACGGGACGCGCCAGGACTCGCTGTACTTCTCGGTGCTCGCGGACGAGTGGCCGGACGTGCGCGCGGGGCTCGAGGAGCGGCTCGCCGGGGACGGGGTGCCCGCCGCGCGCACGTCGGTGCTGCTGCTCGGCGGGCGGTCCGGGGTCGGCAAGTCGACGGTCGCCGCGGCGGTCCACGACCTGCTCGTCGCGCGGGACGTGCCGCACGCCTGGGTCGAGGGTGACGCGCTGGACCTCGCGCACCCGGCGCCGTGGGAGCACGGCGTGGCCGAGGCCAACCTGGCGGACGTCTGGCGTCGCTACCGCGCCCTGGGGTACCGGCGGCTGGTGTACACGAACACCGTCAGCGTGCTGCAGGCCGACGTGCTCGCCGCCGCCGTGGGGGACCGCCCCCACGTGACGTCGGTGCTGCTCACCGGCTCGGACGCGACCGCGCGGGAGCGGCTGGGCCGGCGCGAGCACGGCGCGTCGTACGACGCGCACGTCGCGCGCTCGGACGCCGCCGCGGTGCGGCTGGGCGAGCGGGCCGGCACGGGCGTGCACCGGGTCGCCACCGACGGTCGGACGCCGCAGGACGTCGCCGCGGAGGTGGTCGCGCTCGCGGGCTGGTGA
- a CDS encoding rhodanese-like domain-containing protein, which produces MTVQPRPAPGYAGDLTPTEAWDLLAERDDAVLVDVRTDAEWRYVGVPDLRGLGRQAALVEWVSYPSGRPNAAFLDQLSTAGVAPGDERPVVFLCRSGQRSIGAAQAATAAGYGPAYNVLEGFEGPTGPDGHRGHTGWRAAGLPWLQP; this is translated from the coding sequence ATGACCGTGCAGCCACGTCCCGCACCCGGGTACGCCGGGGACCTCACCCCCACCGAGGCCTGGGACCTGCTCGCCGAGCGCGACGACGCCGTCCTCGTCGACGTCCGCACGGACGCCGAGTGGCGCTACGTCGGCGTGCCGGACCTGCGCGGCCTCGGCCGCCAGGCGGCGCTGGTGGAGTGGGTCTCCTACCCCTCGGGGCGGCCGAACGCCGCGTTCCTCGACCAGCTCTCGACGGCGGGCGTCGCGCCGGGCGACGAGCGCCCCGTCGTGTTCCTGTGCCGGTCGGGGCAGCGGTCGATCGGCGCCGCGCAGGCGGCGACGGCCGCGGGCTACGGCCCGGCGTACAACGTCCTGGAGGGCTTCGAGGGCCCGACCGGCCCCGACGGCCACCGCGGGCACACGGGCTGGCGTGCCGCCGGCCTGCCGTGGCTCCAGCCGTGA
- a CDS encoding O-succinylhomoserine sulfhydrylase — protein MPPGPGDWDDHRLDRETLRPDTLAVRGGLVRSGFGEMSEAVFLTQGYTYATAAQAEAGFAGEVDRFLYSRYGNPTVATFEERLRLLEGAEACYATATGMSAVFTALAALVRSGSRVVAARALFGSSVVILDEILAKWGVRTDYVDGHVPEQWEQALATPADVVFFETPSNPMQDLVDIAAVSRLAHAAGATVVVDNVFATPVFSRPLEHGADVVVYSATKHIDGQGRVLGGAILGSEEYVRGPVQTLLRNTGPSLSPFNAWVLLKGLETLSLRVRHQAASALDLAGWLEQQPGVAQVRYPFLPSHPQHALARAQQTGGGTVVTLDLAVPAGATPDVAKKATFGFLDALRVVDISNNLGDAKSIVTHPATTTHRRLGPAGRAAVGIGEATVRLSVGLEDVEDLREDLAQALATLPD, from the coding sequence CTGCCGCCCGGCCCGGGCGACTGGGACGACCACCGCCTCGACCGCGAGACCCTGCGCCCCGACACCCTCGCCGTGCGCGGCGGGCTGGTGCGCAGCGGGTTCGGCGAGATGTCGGAGGCCGTGTTCCTCACGCAGGGCTACACCTACGCCACCGCCGCGCAGGCCGAGGCCGGGTTCGCGGGCGAGGTCGACCGGTTCCTGTACTCGCGCTACGGCAACCCGACCGTCGCGACGTTCGAGGAGCGGCTGCGGCTGCTCGAGGGCGCGGAGGCGTGCTACGCGACGGCCACGGGGATGTCCGCCGTCTTCACGGCGCTCGCCGCGCTCGTCCGGTCCGGCTCCCGGGTCGTGGCGGCGCGGGCGCTGTTCGGCTCCTCGGTGGTCATCCTCGACGAGATCCTCGCGAAGTGGGGCGTGCGGACCGACTACGTCGACGGCCACGTGCCCGAGCAGTGGGAGCAGGCCCTCGCGACGCCCGCGGACGTCGTGTTCTTCGAGACGCCGTCGAACCCGATGCAGGACCTCGTCGACATCGCTGCCGTCAGCCGCCTGGCGCACGCGGCCGGGGCGACCGTCGTCGTCGACAACGTCTTCGCGACGCCGGTCTTCTCCCGCCCGCTGGAGCACGGCGCCGACGTGGTGGTCTACTCCGCCACGAAGCACATCGACGGTCAGGGGCGGGTGCTCGGCGGCGCGATCCTCGGCTCGGAGGAGTACGTGCGCGGCCCGGTGCAGACGCTGCTGCGCAACACCGGCCCGTCGCTGTCGCCCTTCAACGCCTGGGTGCTGCTCAAGGGCCTGGAGACGCTCAGCCTGCGCGTCCGCCACCAGGCCGCGTCCGCGCTGGACCTCGCCGGCTGGCTGGAGCAGCAGCCGGGGGTCGCGCAGGTGCGCTACCCGTTCCTGCCCTCGCACCCGCAGCACGCGCTGGCCCGCGCCCAGCAGACCGGAGGCGGGACGGTCGTCACCCTCGACCTCGCCGTCCCGGCGGGTGCGACGCCCGACGTCGCGAAGAAGGCGACGTTCGGGTTCCTCGACGCGCTGCGCGTCGTCGACATCTCCAACAACCTGGGCGACGCCAAGTCGATCGTCACGCACCCCGCGACGACGACGCACCGCCGGCTCGGCCCGGCGGGCCGTGCCGCGGTGGGCATCGGCGAGGCCACCGTGCGGCTGTCGGTCGGGCTGGAGGACGTCGAGGACCTGCGGGAGGACCTCGCGCAGGCGCTGGCGACGCTGCCGGACTGA
- a CDS encoding 3-oxoacyl-ACP reductase: MTDRYLELVNNGLTQKLAKQLGLPRPAVLRRHRPGRPLLDGPALVLGSGPDADAVATLLSSPPGGATPTGDAPAVLDGWDVEVHRHASPDTRYAAVVLVLTDVEHPDDLTAPVLAAASTLRSLRGGARVVTISRPALDSDAPAVAAARQGVDGFLRSLAKELRAGGTGNGVVVAEPVPVTAPSVVAALRFFLSARSAFVDGQLLEVDSDAGELPTDWEKPLTGKVAVVTGAARGIGAAIADALARDGATVVAVDVPAAGEQLAQVANRVRGTALQLDVTAPDAGERILEHARSRHGRLDIVVHNAGITRDKLLANMSDDKWSSVLAVNIDSQLRINEALLTSGDFVDAPRIVSLASTSGIAGNRGQTNYAASKGGVIGMVRATAPLLVPFGGTANAVAPGFIETEMTARIPAVTRQVARRLNSLQQGGLPVDVAEAIAFLASPAAGGIVGRTLRVCGQNMVGR, translated from the coding sequence ATGACCGACCGCTACCTCGAGCTCGTCAACAACGGGCTCACCCAGAAGCTCGCCAAGCAGCTCGGCCTGCCGCGCCCCGCCGTGCTGCGCCGCCACCGCCCCGGCCGGCCGCTGCTCGACGGCCCCGCGCTGGTGCTGGGCTCCGGGCCCGACGCCGACGCGGTCGCGACGCTGCTGTCCTCGCCCCCGGGCGGCGCCACCCCCACCGGTGACGCCCCGGCCGTCCTCGACGGCTGGGACGTCGAGGTGCACCGCCACGCGTCGCCGGACACCCGGTACGCGGCCGTCGTGCTCGTGCTCACCGACGTCGAGCACCCGGACGACCTCACCGCACCGGTGCTGGCGGCTGCGAGCACCCTGAGGTCGCTGCGCGGCGGCGCACGGGTCGTCACGATCTCGCGGCCCGCCCTGGACTCCGACGCCCCGGCCGTCGCGGCCGCCCGGCAGGGGGTCGACGGGTTCCTGCGGTCGCTGGCCAAGGAGCTGCGCGCCGGCGGCACGGGCAACGGCGTCGTCGTCGCCGAGCCGGTGCCCGTCACCGCGCCGAGCGTGGTCGCCGCGCTGCGGTTCTTCCTGTCCGCGCGGTCGGCGTTCGTCGACGGGCAGCTGCTGGAGGTCGACTCCGACGCGGGCGAGCTGCCCACCGACTGGGAGAAGCCGCTCACCGGCAAGGTCGCGGTGGTCACGGGTGCCGCGCGCGGCATCGGCGCGGCCATCGCCGACGCGCTCGCGCGGGACGGTGCCACGGTCGTCGCGGTCGACGTGCCCGCGGCGGGCGAGCAGCTCGCGCAGGTCGCCAACCGCGTGCGCGGCACCGCCCTGCAGCTCGACGTCACCGCGCCCGACGCCGGCGAGCGGATCCTCGAGCACGCCAGGAGCCGTCACGGCCGGCTCGACATCGTGGTCCACAACGCCGGCATCACGCGGGACAAGCTGCTCGCCAACATGAGCGACGACAAGTGGTCGTCCGTGCTGGCCGTCAACATCGACTCCCAGCTGCGCATCAACGAGGCGCTGCTGACCTCCGGGGACTTCGTGGACGCGCCGCGCATCGTCTCGCTGGCGTCCACGTCCGGCATCGCCGGCAACCGCGGCCAGACCAACTACGCGGCGTCCAAGGGCGGCGTCATCGGCATGGTCCGGGCGACCGCACCGCTGCTCGTGCCGTTCGGCGGGACCGCCAACGCCGTGGCCCCGGGGTTCATCGAGACCGAGATGACCGCGCGGATCCCGGCCGTCACGCGGCAGGTCGCGCGCCGGCTGAACTCCCTGCAGCAGGGCGGCCTGCCCGTCGACGTCGCGGAGGCCATCGCGTTCCTCGCCTCCCCGGCCGCCGGGGGGATCGTCGGGCGCACGCTGCGCGTCTGCGGCCAGAACATGGTGGGCCGGTGA
- a CDS encoding aminotransferase class V-fold PLP-dependent enzyme, which translates to MTTITELFACADEASGTAAPGPRSGDAPLLPVVGASTTVPLVDGTSRTYANLDCAASAPALESVGARVAEVLPLYASVHRGAGYLSQVSTALYETSRQSIARFVGAREDDVAIITRNTTDSLNLLAGVVPHGEAVLVLDVEHHANLLPWVQHSGGGQSGTGRVATVLPVQPTVAATLDALRTELARRPYALVTVTGASNVTGEALPLDRVVGLARAAGARVAVDGAQLVPHRGFSLAATDVDYVAFSGHKTYAPFGAGALVGRRDWLDTGVPYLAGGGAVRDVRADRTVWQPAPARHEAGSPNVLGAIALAQACDTLADLPAGALEAHEQALRDRLVRGLERLDGVRVARIWPDSTDPVGVVTFTVADLNPGLVAAYLAAEHGIGVRDGRFCAHPLLAHLGASHGAVRASVGVGTTAEHVDRLVAALGVLLVRGTQAEYEVVDGCWSVVDDTRPLIEVQGLDHLAATAAAACGPALDD; encoded by the coding sequence ATGACCACGATCACCGAGCTGTTCGCGTGTGCCGACGAGGCGTCGGGCACCGCGGCCCCCGGACCGCGCAGCGGGGACGCGCCGCTGCTGCCGGTCGTCGGCGCGTCGACCACCGTCCCGCTCGTCGACGGCACCAGCCGCACCTACGCCAACCTCGACTGCGCCGCCAGCGCCCCCGCGCTGGAGTCCGTGGGCGCGCGCGTCGCCGAGGTGCTGCCGCTGTACGCCTCGGTGCACCGCGGCGCGGGTTACCTGTCGCAGGTCTCGACCGCGCTCTACGAGACGTCCCGGCAGTCGATCGCCCGCTTCGTGGGGGCCCGCGAGGACGACGTCGCGATCATCACGCGCAACACCACCGACTCGCTCAACCTGCTCGCCGGCGTCGTGCCGCACGGCGAGGCCGTGCTCGTCCTCGACGTCGAGCACCACGCCAACCTGCTGCCGTGGGTGCAGCACAGCGGGGGCGGGCAGTCCGGGACGGGGCGCGTCGCGACCGTCCTGCCGGTGCAGCCGACGGTCGCGGCCACGCTCGACGCGCTGCGCACCGAGCTCGCACGCCGCCCGTACGCGCTGGTCACGGTGACGGGCGCGTCGAACGTGACGGGGGAGGCGCTGCCGCTGGACCGCGTGGTCGGGCTCGCGCGCGCGGCGGGTGCGCGGGTGGCCGTCGACGGGGCGCAGCTGGTGCCGCACCGCGGGTTCTCGCTGGCCGCCACGGACGTCGACTACGTCGCGTTCTCCGGCCACAAGACGTACGCCCCGTTCGGCGCCGGCGCCCTGGTGGGGCGCCGGGACTGGCTCGACACGGGCGTGCCGTACCTCGCAGGGGGAGGCGCGGTGCGCGACGTGCGGGCCGACCGGACGGTCTGGCAGCCCGCGCCCGCGCGGCACGAGGCGGGCTCGCCCAACGTGCTCGGGGCGATCGCGCTCGCGCAGGCCTGCGACACGCTCGCCGACCTGCCCGCGGGTGCGCTCGAGGCGCACGAGCAGGCGCTGCGGGACCGCCTGGTGCGAGGCCTCGAGCGGCTCGACGGCGTGCGCGTCGCGCGGATCTGGCCGGACTCGACCGACCCGGTGGGCGTCGTGACGTTCACGGTGGCGGACCTGAACCCGGGCCTGGTCGCGGCGTACCTGGCGGCCGAGCACGGCATCGGCGTGCGCGACGGGCGGTTCTGCGCGCACCCGCTGCTCGCGCACCTCGGGGCGTCCCACGGCGCCGTGCGCGCGTCGGTCGGGGTCGGGACGACGGCCGAGCACGTGGACCGGCTCGTCGCCGCGCTCGGCGTGCTGCTGGTGCGCGGGACGCAGGCGGAGTACGAGGTGGTCGACGGCTGCTGGTCTGTCGTCGACGACACGCGCCCGCTCATCGAGGTGCAAGGGCTGGACCACCTGGCCGCGACCGCGGCGGCCGCCTGCGGGCCGGCGCTGGACGACTGA
- a CDS encoding MaoC/PaaZ C-terminal domain-containing protein, whose product MTGGPTSGPTSGPATEVVLPAVPGLGGLYGRGLVASARSVVPGGARATSRGLPDVTYVVHDVHADADHLTAYQHLLHEPGTDALPAGYVHVLAFPVAMALMVRPDFPLPLLGMVHLANRVEQRRPLALGDRLAVRAWSQDLRPHRSGTQVNLVTEVSADGEVAWLGVSTYLAKAVRLPDAPRDETPRPEFTPPVRTGRWELPADVGRRYAAVSGDRNPIHLSPVTARALGFKRAIAHGMYTASRALADVGAARGDAFVWSVEFAAPVLLPATPDVRVAPDGDGHAFTVWHPRSGRLHLAGQVTPLS is encoded by the coding sequence GTGACAGGCGGTCCGACGTCCGGGCCGACGTCCGGGCCGGCGACCGAGGTCGTCCTGCCCGCCGTTCCCGGGCTCGGCGGGCTCTACGGCCGTGGGCTGGTCGCCTCCGCACGCTCGGTGGTGCCCGGTGGCGCGCGGGCGACGTCCCGCGGGCTGCCCGACGTCACCTACGTCGTGCACGACGTCCACGCCGACGCCGACCACCTGACCGCGTACCAGCACCTGCTCCACGAGCCCGGCACGGACGCGCTGCCGGCGGGGTACGTGCACGTCCTGGCGTTCCCGGTGGCGATGGCGCTGATGGTCCGCCCGGACTTCCCGCTGCCACTGCTCGGGATGGTGCACCTGGCCAACCGCGTCGAGCAGCGCCGTCCGCTCGCGCTCGGCGACCGGCTCGCCGTGCGGGCCTGGTCCCAGGACCTGCGGCCGCACCGCTCGGGCACCCAGGTGAACCTCGTCACCGAGGTGAGCGCCGACGGCGAGGTCGCCTGGCTCGGTGTCTCGACGTACCTCGCCAAGGCCGTCCGCCTGCCCGACGCGCCCCGCGACGAGACCCCGCGCCCCGAGTTCACGCCGCCGGTGCGCACGGGTCGCTGGGAGCTGCCGGCCGACGTCGGTCGCCGGTACGCCGCCGTCTCCGGCGACCGCAACCCCATCCACCTGTCGCCCGTCACCGCGCGGGCGCTGGGGTTCAAGCGGGCGATCGCGCACGGCATGTACACGGCGTCGCGGGCCCTCGCGGACGTGGGCGCCGCACGCGGCGACGCGTTCGTCTGGTCGGTCGAGTTCGCCGCGCCGGTCCTGCTGCCCGCGACGCCCGACGTGCGGGTCGCCCCGGACGGCGACGGGCACGCGTTCACCGTCTGGCACCCGCGCTCGGGCCGGCTGCACCTCGCGGGGCAGGTCACCCCGCTGTCCTGA
- a CDS encoding DUF1345 domain-containing protein: MTEDIARGDVTPATRLAVSSAVGVVAAVVTVRAVPDATIVTALLVGWATVATVSSAWSWSFLWPLDADQTRTHATREEPTRLAAGAFLLTACVMSLVGIVVVLAGSQGRARDVGITAAMAAVIASWVALQTMFTVRYALDWYAEPVGGIDFHQDAPPRYSDFAYLAITVAMSFATSDPDIVDSGARRTVLAHALLSYVFGTFLVALLVNVLAGL; encoded by the coding sequence GTGACCGAGGACATCGCGCGAGGGGACGTCACCCCGGCGACGCGGCTGGCCGTCTCGTCGGCCGTCGGCGTCGTCGCGGCTGTCGTCACGGTGCGCGCGGTGCCGGACGCCACCATCGTCACCGCGCTGCTGGTCGGGTGGGCCACCGTGGCGACCGTGTCCTCCGCGTGGAGCTGGTCGTTCCTCTGGCCGCTCGACGCCGACCAGACCCGGACCCACGCCACCCGCGAGGAGCCGACCCGCCTCGCGGCCGGCGCGTTCCTGCTGACGGCGTGCGTGATGAGCCTCGTCGGGATCGTCGTGGTGCTCGCCGGCTCGCAGGGGCGCGCCCGCGACGTCGGGATCACCGCCGCGATGGCCGCCGTGATCGCGTCGTGGGTCGCGCTGCAGACGATGTTCACCGTCCGGTACGCGCTCGACTGGTACGCCGAGCCGGTCGGCGGCATCGACTTCCACCAGGACGCACCCCCGCGGTACTCCGACTTCGCGTACCTCGCGATCACGGTGGCGATGAGCTTCGCGACCTCCGACCCGGACATCGTCGACTCCGGGGCCCGGCGCACCGTGCTGGCGCACGCGCTGCTGTCGTACGTGTTCGGCACGTTCCTCGTCGCGCTGCTCGTCAACGTGCTCGCGGGGCTCTGA
- a CDS encoding pentapeptide repeat-containing protein: MLNGDAYDLEPDADLDGLAFRGLDLTGRDASRAKFLDCEVEDCDLDQVTMDGVRVLDTTWTGVRAGALPAPSSTWRDVTLTGVRVGALTAFGSTWTRVHVVGGKIDYLDLRESTVDELRLEGVTLGDLDLSHARVRRLTVVDCDLRRLDATQARLVACDLRGARLRVVEGVGSLGGAQVTHDQLLDLAPLLAHHVGLVVED; this comes from the coding sequence ATGCTGAACGGTGACGCGTACGACCTCGAGCCCGACGCCGACCTCGACGGCCTGGCGTTCCGCGGGCTGGACCTGACCGGCCGCGACGCGTCACGCGCGAAGTTCCTCGACTGCGAGGTCGAGGACTGCGACCTCGACCAGGTCACGATGGACGGCGTGCGGGTCCTCGACACCACCTGGACGGGGGTGCGCGCCGGTGCGCTGCCCGCACCGTCCTCGACGTGGCGGGACGTGACGCTGACGGGCGTGCGCGTCGGCGCGCTGACCGCGTTCGGCTCCACGTGGACGCGGGTCCACGTCGTCGGCGGCAAGATCGACTACCTCGACCTGCGCGAGTCCACGGTGGACGAGCTGCGGCTGGAGGGCGTGACGCTGGGTGACCTGGACCTGAGCCACGCGCGCGTGCGCCGGCTCACCGTCGTCGACTGCGACCTGCGCCGCCTCGACGCGACCCAGGCACGCCTGGTGGCGTGCGACCTGCGCGGCGCGCGGCTGCGGGTCGTCGAGGGGGTCGGCAGCCTCGGCGGCGCGCAGGTCACCCACGACCAGCTGCTGGACCTGGCACCTCTGCTCGCCCACCACGTCGGGCTCGTCGTCGAGGACTGA
- a CDS encoding pyridoxamine 5'-phosphate oxidase family protein, whose amino-acid sequence MTTTPQGQDLPGTTGSTPWSGSTPTPGPSLTPGHSPEPEDGPTRDEALAKVRELLGDHHLAMLTTQDASGALVSRPMGVQDTEFDGDLWFFTTLDSHKVAEIRAGSPANAAFSGSSSWLSISGTADVVKDQARIDELWNPVAAAWFPDGPTTPELCLVRLRAETAEYWDSPGGRLATVLSLVKAKVTGTAYDGGENATVDL is encoded by the coding sequence ATGACCACCACACCGCAGGGCCAGGACCTGCCGGGGACGACCGGCAGCACCCCGTGGTCGGGCAGCACCCCGACGCCCGGCCCCTCGCTGACGCCCGGCCACAGCCCGGAGCCCGAGGACGGCCCGACGCGCGACGAGGCCCTGGCCAAGGTCCGCGAGCTGCTGGGGGACCACCACCTGGCCATGCTGACGACGCAGGACGCGTCCGGCGCGCTCGTCAGCCGGCCGATGGGGGTCCAGGACACCGAGTTCGACGGGGACCTGTGGTTCTTCACGACCCTCGACAGCCACAAGGTCGCGGAGATCCGGGCGGGCTCGCCCGCCAACGCCGCGTTCTCCGGGTCGTCGTCGTGGCTGTCGATCTCCGGCACGGCGGACGTGGTAAAGGACCAGGCCCGCATCGACGAGCTGTGGAACCCCGTGGCGGCGGCGTGGTTCCCCGACGGACCGACGACCCCCGAGCTGTGCCTCGTGCGGCTGCGGGCCGAGACGGCCGAGTACTGGGACAGCCCGGGCGGGCGTCTGGCGACCGTGCTCAGCCTCGTGAAGGCCAAGGTCACGGGCACGGCGTACGACGGCGGCGAGAACGCGACCGTCGACCTGTGA